Proteins from one Desulfonema limicola genomic window:
- the hmcB gene encoding sulfate respiration complex iron-sulfur protein HmcB, with amino-acid sequence MSVSRRKFLAWMGGAGLSTAFGTKAYAASNKQFKGYPDTMGVLHDTTLCVGCRSCEDACNKVNNLPQPEKPFKELSVLDKTRRTDSKTFTVVNKYDNSKEPKNPVFRKIQCNHCLEPACASACFVNAFKKTKEGAVVYDASVCVGCRYCMVACPFNIPAYEYDKVLDPKVVKCTMCHPRLLEGKLPGCVEACPVEALTFGKREDLLKIARERIRKYPEKYVNHIYGENEMGGTSWLYLTGVAPEEIGMREDLGITPAPNLTSGALAVVPMVAGLWPVFLTGAYAISKRKEKIAAEEQAEAVSKAVAETNTAAEEKLAKALEKAAKEKEAAIQKEVKKALEEAAAKAQEEDKEEDA; translated from the coding sequence ATGTCAGTATCCCGTAGAAAATTTTTAGCATGGATGGGCGGCGCAGGCTTGAGTACAGCCTTTGGCACAAAAGCATATGCCGCTTCAAACAAACAATTTAAAGGATATCCGGACACAATGGGGGTATTGCATGATACAACCCTGTGTGTAGGGTGCCGGTCTTGTGAAGATGCCTGCAACAAGGTAAATAATCTTCCTCAGCCTGAAAAACCCTTTAAAGAGCTTTCGGTTCTGGACAAAACACGCAGAACAGATTCAAAAACCTTTACAGTTGTCAATAAATATGACAACTCCAAAGAACCGAAAAATCCTGTATTCCGGAAAATTCAGTGTAATCACTGCCTGGAGCCTGCATGTGCTTCAGCATGTTTTGTAAATGCGTTCAAGAAAACCAAGGAAGGAGCCGTTGTTTATGATGCATCTGTATGTGTAGGATGCCGCTACTGCATGGTTGCATGTCCTTTTAATATTCCAGCTTACGAATATGACAAGGTTCTTGATCCAAAGGTTGTAAAATGCACCATGTGCCATCCCAGGCTTCTGGAAGGAAAACTGCCAGGATGTGTTGAAGCCTGTCCTGTTGAGGCGCTTACCTTTGGCAAACGCGAGGATCTTCTTAAAATTGCCAGGGAACGTATCCGTAAATACCCTGAAAAATATGTAAATCATATTTATGGAGAAAATGAGATGGGGGGCACAAGCTGGCTCTATCTTACAGGAGTTGCTCCTGAAGAAATCGGTATGCGCGAAGATCTCGGTATTACACCAGCTCCTAATCTTACATCAGGTGCCCTGGCTGTAGTTCCAATGGTAGCAGGATTATGGCCTGTTTTCCTGACTGGTGCTTATGCCATAAGCAAACGTAAAGAAAAGATTGCTGCTGAAGAACAGGCAGAAGCTGTATCAAAGGCTGTTGCTGAAACCAATACAGCAGCAGAAGAAAAACTTGCCAAAGCTTTAGAAAAAGCAGCAAAAGAAAAGGAAGCTGCTATCCAGAAAGAAGTTAAAAAAGCTCTTGAAGAAGCTGCTGCAAAAGCCCAAGAAGAAGATAAAGAGGAGGATGCCTGA
- the hmcA gene encoding sulfate respiration complex hexadecaheme cytochrome HmcA, with the protein MVKGKMKFRWVGILIIIFLISTYCIGAQVFAKLSKDESKSRADVITIDTLKVFGYLEKPEVTFLHDVHTDALEKQGKDCLACHLPKSNSIPGVFKEAVAGIDPLSPKFKRLEDTARKEVMDIYHKFCIDCHNDMGAQKLETGPVTCGECHKESKTVSSRQPAGMDKNLHFRHSKAREKKCEQCHHEFNEEKKELVYVKEKEGSCRYCHLENPKEIPVYAKDSAQISKLSMKEASHLDCISCHRKTIAKEMDAGPVKCSGCHDAEMQAKFKKAETIERMERKQPDVVLVSTGDKLPDDGRLGNVRMNAVAYNHKSHEESNDTCRVCHHASLDKCSKCHTLSGSKDGDYVKLEKAFHQIGTDKSCLGCHELNQQDPKCSGCHVFMEKGRKQADESCLKCHENLTPDMMNLVKSGDNTALAEKMMKARSTASETYPDDDIPEKVVIKDMMDKYQAAELPHRKIVNTLMKNISDNKMAGYFHRDKGTICQGCHHNSPVSTKPPKCSSCHGKPFDENELLRPGLMGAYHQQCMTCHKEMKLEKPAGCTGCHKEK; encoded by the coding sequence ATGGTGAAGGGAAAGATGAAATTTAGGTGGGTTGGAATCCTGATTATTATATTCTTGATTTCAACGTATTGTATTGGTGCCCAGGTATTTGCAAAATTGTCAAAAGATGAAAGCAAATCCAGGGCTGATGTTATTACGATTGACACATTAAAAGTATTTGGATACCTGGAAAAGCCGGAAGTAACATTTTTACATGATGTTCATACTGATGCTCTGGAAAAACAGGGTAAAGACTGTCTGGCATGTCATCTGCCCAAAAGTAATTCCATACCCGGGGTATTCAAGGAAGCAGTAGCAGGGATTGATCCATTGTCTCCCAAGTTTAAAAGACTTGAGGATACAGCACGGAAGGAAGTGATGGATATTTATCACAAATTCTGTATAGACTGCCATAATGACATGGGTGCCCAGAAACTTGAAACAGGGCCTGTTACCTGCGGCGAATGTCATAAGGAATCCAAAACTGTGTCATCAAGACAGCCGGCAGGCATGGATAAAAATCTCCATTTCCGTCATTCAAAGGCAAGAGAAAAGAAATGTGAGCAGTGCCATCATGAATTTAATGAAGAGAAAAAAGAGCTTGTCTATGTAAAGGAAAAAGAAGGAAGCTGCCGTTACTGCCATCTGGAAAATCCCAAAGAGATTCCTGTGTATGCAAAAGACTCTGCACAAATTTCCAAGCTTTCCATGAAAGAAGCTTCACATCTTGATTGTATTTCATGCCATAGAAAAACCATTGCAAAGGAAATGGATGCAGGGCCTGTTAAATGCAGCGGATGCCATGATGCTGAAATGCAGGCTAAATTCAAAAAAGCTGAGACAATTGAGCGCATGGAACGCAAACAGCCTGATGTTGTTTTAGTTTCAACAGGTGATAAACTGCCTGATGACGGCAGGCTGGGCAATGTCCGCATGAATGCAGTAGCCTACAACCACAAGAGCCATGAAGAGAGCAATGACACCTGCCGGGTCTGTCATCATGCAAGCCTGGATAAGTGCAGCAAATGTCATACACTTTCTGGTTCCAAAGACGGGGATTATGTAAAACTGGAAAAAGCATTTCACCAGATTGGAACCGACAAGAGCTGCCTGGGCTGTCATGAACTGAATCAGCAGGATCCCAAATGCTCGGGCTGCCATGTTTTTATGGAAAAAGGTCGTAAACAAGCTGATGAATCCTGTCTGAAATGCCATGAAAACCTGACACCTGATATGATGAATCTTGTAAAAAGCGGCGATAACACAGCATTGGCTGAGAAAATGATGAAAGCCAGATCAACTGCCAGTGAAACATATCCAGATGATGATATACCGGAAAAGGTTGTTATCAAAGACATGATGGATAAATATCAAGCTGCTGAACTGCCCCATCGCAAGATTGTCAATACCCTGATGAAAAATATAAGCGACAATAAAATGGCTGGTTATTTTCACAGGGATAAAGGCACTATCTGCCAGGGATGTCATCATAACAGCCCTGTATCCACTAAACCGCCCAAATGTTCAAGTTGTCACGGCAAGCCTTTTGATGAAAATGAATTGCTGAGACCCGGGCTTATGGGTGCATATCATCAGCAGTGTATGACCTGTCATAAAGAAATGAAACTTGAAAAGCCTGCCGGATGTACCGGCTGTCATAAGGAAAAATAA
- a CDS encoding response regulator transcription factor, whose protein sequence is MCKTLIVEDSATFRKAFREALNKRFPDMLIEEAKDGLLAFQKIKAIQPDIVFMDIRLPGENGLTLTGKIKDNYPDTKVIILTDYDLPEYRAAAFDNGADNFIAKGSLNLGEIADIIDLIAAEA, encoded by the coding sequence ATGTGCAAAACATTGATTGTTGAAGACAGTGCTACATTTAGAAAAGCGTTCAGGGAAGCTTTGAATAAAAGATTTCCTGACATGTTGATTGAAGAAGCAAAAGACGGTTTGCTGGCTTTTCAAAAAATCAAAGCAATTCAACCGGACATTGTATTTATGGATATTCGTCTTCCAGGGGAAAACGGACTTACTTTGACCGGTAAGATAAAAGATAATTATCCTGATACAAAGGTTATCATACTTACGGATTATGATTTACCTGAATACAGGGCGGCGGCTTTTGATAATGGTGCTGATAATTTTATTGCCAAAGGCTCTTTAAATCTTGGTGAAATAGCTGATATTATTGATCTAATAGCTGCTGAAGCCTGA
- a CDS encoding branched-chain amino acid aminotransferase, with translation MELTIKKAGKLKPKPEDESKLGFGRLFTDHMFNMDYNPEKGWHNPRIEPYSSFDMDPATMVLHYGQAIFEGLKAYRTDKGDIQLFRPQENFHRANSSNRLLCIPQIDEHFALDALKELLRVEKDWIPSAPGTSLYIRPTIIATDVFLGVRASDTYRFFIILSPVGAYYPEGFNPVKIWVTVRHVRAVRGGIGEAKTPGNYAASLVAGEQAHKEGFTQVLWLDGVEQRYVEEVGSMNIFFYIDGELVTPALNGSILPGVTRDSVIALARMWDIPCTERRVAIEEIMNAQKDGKDIEVFGTGTAAVISPVGTIRFRDDTVILNDNKVGPITQKFYDALTDIQYGRVEDPLGWIEKI, from the coding sequence ATGGAGCTGACAATAAAAAAAGCAGGCAAACTGAAACCAAAACCAGAGGATGAATCCAAACTTGGTTTTGGCAGACTATTTACAGATCATATGTTTAATATGGATTATAACCCTGAAAAAGGCTGGCATAATCCTCGTATTGAGCCATATTCTTCTTTTGACATGGACCCGGCTACAATGGTGCTGCATTATGGGCAGGCAATATTTGAAGGGCTTAAAGCCTATCGTACTGACAAAGGTGATATTCAGCTTTTCAGACCCCAGGAAAATTTTCACAGGGCTAACTCTTCAAACCGTCTTTTGTGCATACCCCAGATAGATGAACATTTTGCCCTGGATGCTTTAAAAGAGCTTTTAAGGGTTGAAAAAGACTGGATTCCAAGTGCTCCTGGAACCTCTCTTTATATAAGGCCTACTATTATTGCAACTGATGTGTTTCTTGGGGTGAGAGCTTCAGATACCTATCGTTTTTTTATTATTCTTTCTCCAGTAGGGGCATATTATCCAGAAGGATTTAATCCTGTTAAGATATGGGTAACAGTAAGGCATGTTCGTGCTGTAAGAGGAGGAATCGGGGAAGCAAAAACCCCTGGTAATTATGCAGCAAGCCTGGTTGCCGGTGAACAGGCACATAAAGAAGGCTTTACCCAGGTTTTATGGTTAGATGGAGTTGAGCAGCGTTATGTTGAAGAGGTCGGTTCTATGAATATTTTCTTTTATATTGACGGAGAGCTTGTAACACCAGCTTTAAATGGAAGTATTCTGCCAGGTGTTACCAGAGACTCTGTTATTGCCCTGGCGCGTATGTGGGATATTCCATGCACTGAGCGCAGGGTTGCCATAGAAGAAATCATGAATGCCCAGAAAGATGGAAAAGATATCGAGGTTTTTGGAACAGGAACAGCAGCAGTTATATCCCCGGTTGGAACTATAAGATTCAGGGATGATACCGTGATACTTAATGACAACAAGGTCGGCCCCATTACCCAGAAATTTTATGATGCCTTGACCGATATTCAATATGGCAGGGTTGAAGATCCTCTGGGCTGGATTGAAAAAATATAG
- a CDS encoding UTP--glucose-1-phosphate uridylyltransferase: MKSSDQQSHLPAFISKIKKENLQPIVADTFAYYYKQVTAGQTGLILDKEISPLKPDEIKNLDELSGYKKSGEKVLQKSVRIILNGGLGTSMGLTGPKSLLEVRNGLSFLEILLNQASQFDMTLALMNSFSTHESTLAALEKLNPLKKPLLFLQHKFPKILQKDYAPASWPLNPELEWNPPGHGDIYTALMTSGMLDKLLNSGITYAFISNSDNLGAVMDTALSGYFAENNFPFMMEVAQRTPADVKGGHLARHNDGYLVLRESAQCPKTELDGFRDIGRYRFFNTNNLWVNLKFLKELIQKQKTVRLPMILNPKNLDPRDETSPLVFQIETAMGAAISLFKDAAAVCVPRARFFPVKKCSDLLAVRSDYYLFSDNGNLVLNPDRRSDDLHISLDPEYFGKIDLFDQRFPQEVPSLVECESLVVKGDVMFEKGVKIKGNAVIKNNSNTRMTIKPGTIIQGKK, encoded by the coding sequence ATGAAATCTTCAGACCAGCAATCGCATCTGCCTGCATTTATTTCAAAGATAAAAAAAGAAAATCTTCAACCCATTGTTGCTGATACTTTTGCATATTACTATAAACAGGTTACTGCCGGACAAACCGGACTTATACTGGATAAGGAAATCTCCCCTTTAAAACCTGATGAAATTAAAAACCTTGATGAATTATCAGGATATAAAAAATCAGGGGAAAAGGTTTTACAAAAAAGCGTAAGGATTATTCTTAACGGAGGGCTTGGAACCAGTATGGGTTTAACAGGCCCAAAATCACTTTTAGAAGTAAGAAACGGGCTTAGTTTTCTGGAAATACTGCTCAACCAGGCTTCACAATTTGATATGACCCTGGCTTTGATGAACAGCTTCAGCACCCATGAATCAACGCTTGCTGCTTTGGAAAAACTCAATCCTTTAAAAAAACCTCTTTTATTTCTCCAGCATAAATTTCCAAAAATTCTGCAAAAAGATTATGCTCCAGCTTCATGGCCTTTAAACCCGGAACTGGAATGGAATCCTCCCGGACATGGGGATATTTACACTGCTCTCATGACATCAGGTATGCTTGACAAGCTTCTGAATTCCGGCATAACCTATGCCTTTATATCTAATTCAGATAATCTCGGGGCAGTAATGGATACAGCTTTATCAGGATATTTTGCAGAAAACAACTTCCCCTTTATGATGGAGGTTGCCCAGAGAACCCCTGCTGATGTCAAAGGCGGCCATTTGGCAAGACATAATGATGGATACCTGGTTTTACGCGAATCAGCCCAGTGTCCCAAAACAGAACTTGATGGTTTCAGGGATATTGGCAGATACAGGTTTTTTAACACCAATAATCTTTGGGTAAACCTGAAATTTTTAAAAGAGCTTATCCAAAAACAAAAAACTGTCAGACTTCCCATGATTCTTAATCCCAAAAATCTTGATCCCAGGGATGAAACAAGTCCTTTGGTGTTTCAGATAGAAACTGCAATGGGGGCAGCCATCTCTCTTTTTAAAGACGCTGCTGCTGTCTGTGTTCCCAGAGCCAGGTTTTTTCCTGTTAAAAAATGCAGTGATCTTCTTGCTGTTCGTTCAGATTATTATCTTTTTTCAGATAATGGAAACCTGGTCTTAAATCCTGACCGCAGATCCGATGATCTTCATATAAGCCTGGATCCTGAATATTTTGGAAAGATTGATCTCTTTGACCAGCGGTTTCCACAAGAGGTGCCGTCTCTGGTTGAATGTGAATCACTTGTTGTTAAAGGTGATGTGATGTTTGAAAAAGGGGTGAAAATCAAGGGCAATGCTGTTATTAAAAATAATTCAAATACCAGGATGACCATAAAACCAGGTACGATTATTCAAGGAAAAAAATAA
- a CDS encoding glutamate synthase codes for MCRLFAITSKDPLSPMTAINALDVMREGHDGSGVGLFLRDLGGPFEEMKDAPILSGIFTDDGLKRLDIFMMDMGFMTKYKLSIKVPKDPPKGVPKRDIYLIRAYEYPEEWDGWTDEERYARLLEIRLTLRDMGQEKNDMIVFSFWPDVIMLKEIGDPLSVANHLKLERNELKARIIMAQGRQNTNYAINLYACHPFFLEGFSTMTNGENTAFIPIKEYLSSRGFQGYQGYQSDSEVFTHILHYTLKTLGLDLESYKHVITPLQDKALEEHPDGQFLKSLKHTCRRLIIDGPNCVIGSMSDHRLFMVQDRKKLRPGVVGGKPGVFAFSSEICGLDSAIPDRDKSKDFQPMHLDTAIVESDRQEVKICRQTDRLPLQL; via the coding sequence ATGTGCCGTTTATTTGCAATTACCAGCAAAGACCCGCTTTCCCCGATGACAGCTATAAATGCCCTGGATGTCATGCGTGAGGGGCATGATGGTTCTGGAGTGGGGCTGTTTTTAAGGGACCTTGGGGGGCCTTTTGAGGAGATGAAAGATGCCCCGATTTTATCAGGGATTTTTACTGATGACGGGCTGAAACGTCTTGATATATTTATGATGGATATGGGTTTTATGACCAAATATAAATTATCTATTAAAGTGCCCAAAGATCCGCCCAAAGGGGTTCCTAAAAGAGATATATACCTGATTCGTGCCTATGAATATCCTGAAGAATGGGATGGATGGACAGACGAAGAACGCTATGCCCGGCTTTTGGAAATCCGGCTTACATTAAGGGATATGGGACAGGAAAAAAATGATATGATAGTTTTTTCCTTTTGGCCTGATGTTATTATGCTTAAGGAAATCGGGGATCCTCTAAGTGTAGCAAATCATCTTAAACTGGAGAGAAATGAACTTAAAGCCAGGATTATTATGGCACAGGGCCGCCAGAATACAAACTATGCCATAAACCTTTATGCATGCCATCCATTCTTTCTTGAAGGATTTTCAACTATGACCAATGGTGAAAATACTGCTTTTATTCCCATAAAAGAGTATCTTTCTTCAAGAGGGTTTCAAGGCTATCAAGGCTATCAGTCTGATTCCGAGGTATTTACCCATATTCTTCATTATACCTTGAAAACACTGGGGCTTGATCTAGAATCATATAAACATGTAATTACACCGCTTCAAGACAAAGCTCTTGAAGAACATCCTGATGGACAATTTTTAAAATCCCTGAAACATACATGCAGGCGGCTGATTATTGACGGGCCTAACTGCGTTATAGGCTCCATGTCTGACCACCGGCTTTTTATGGTTCAAGATCGTAAAAAACTCAGGCCGGGAGTTGTTGGAGGCAAGCCTGGTGTTTTTGCATTTTCATCCGAGATCTGCGGTCTGGATTCTGCTATTCCTGACCGTGATAAAAGTAAAGACTTTCAACCCATGCACCTGGATACTGCTATTGTGGAATCTGATAGACAGGAGGTTAAAATATGCCGTCAGACAGACCGGTTACCCCTTCAACTTTAA
- a CDS encoding glutamate synthase-related protein — translation MPSDRPVTPSTLSIKDLPWQIVWNKDKCTLCGSCTAVCPVNAIELGVFRKRTIKPFVDISKKSTSEFEIFYGIRQKTDPSYGCIGCAMCSMVCPNDAVIPAKSDEAAKMNLHIDRGGQPRRRGGRRNSHDSVLDQIKFIRISMLTDPALDAGRHEFELKTLLGRVLSPEENMKFIREHGWIPPVREIYPLIIGGMSFGALSPNMWEGLQMGVAYLNEELGMPVRMCTGEGGCPPRLLRSRFLKYVILQIASGYFGWDEIIHAIPEMKADPCAIEIKYGQGAKPGDGGLLMWYKVNKLIAAIRGVPSGVSLPSPPTHQTQYSIEESVAKMIQSMYMAWGFRVPVYPKISASSTSLAVLNNLTRNPYAGGLLIDGEDGGTGAAYNVSMNHMGHPIASNLRDCYQNLVKLGHQNEIPLFAGGGIGKNGNIAANAAALIMLGASGVVVGKYIMQAAAGCLGSESDRCNICNIGLCPKGITSQDPRLYRRLNIEDVAQRVVDVFLSFDTELKKIIAPLGRSTSLPIGMSDALGINDADAARRLDIKYVV, via the coding sequence ATGCCGTCAGACAGACCGGTTACCCCTTCAACTTTAAGCATAAAAGATCTGCCCTGGCAGATTGTATGGAACAAAGACAAATGCACCCTTTGCGGAAGCTGCACTGCTGTATGCCCGGTTAATGCCATAGAACTTGGTGTATTCCGCAAGAGAACCATTAAACCATTTGTTGATATTTCAAAAAAATCAACAAGTGAATTTGAGATTTTCTATGGAATCCGTCAAAAAACTGATCCTTCTTACGGGTGTATAGGATGTGCCATGTGCAGCATGGTTTGTCCCAATGATGCTGTTATCCCGGCCAAAAGTGATGAAGCAGCTAAAATGAATCTTCACATAGACAGGGGAGGTCAGCCCCGGCGCAGGGGCGGCAGAAGAAACTCCCATGACAGTGTCCTGGATCAAATAAAGTTTATCCGCATATCCATGCTTACTGACCCTGCTCTGGATGCAGGACGGCATGAGTTTGAACTTAAAACCCTTTTGGGAAGAGTTCTGTCTCCTGAAGAAAATATGAAATTTATCAGGGAACATGGATGGATTCCCCCTGTTCGCGAGATATACCCGCTTATCATAGGAGGAATGTCTTTTGGAGCGCTTTCCCCCAATATGTGGGAAGGTCTTCAAATGGGTGTGGCTTATCTTAATGAAGAACTGGGAATGCCGGTACGCATGTGTACAGGAGAGGGGGGCTGTCCTCCCAGGCTGCTTAGAAGCCGTTTTCTTAAATATGTTATTCTTCAAATAGCCAGCGGATATTTTGGATGGGATGAGATCATCCATGCAATTCCTGAAATGAAGGCTGATCCATGTGCCATAGAGATAAAATACGGTCAGGGAGCAAAGCCTGGAGACGGGGGCCTGCTTATGTGGTATAAGGTCAACAAGCTTATTGCAGCTATCCGCGGGGTTCCTTCCGGAGTTAGCCTGCCTAGTCCCCCTACCCATCAGACCCAGTATTCCATTGAAGAGTCTGTGGCAAAGATGATTCAGTCCATGTATATGGCCTGGGGATTTCGGGTACCTGTGTATCCTAAAATATCTGCAAGTTCAACATCCCTTGCAGTGCTTAACAATCTTACCAGGAATCCATATGCAGGAGGACTTCTTATTGACGGAGAAGACGGGGGTACAGGTGCGGCCTATAATGTATCCATGAATCATATGGGGCATCCCATTGCCAGTAATTTAAGGGACTGCTACCAGAACCTGGTTAAGCTGGGTCATCAAAACGAGATCCCGCTTTTTGCAGGAGGAGGAATTGGTAAAAATGGCAATATAGCAGCCAATGCAGCAGCTTTAATCATGCTTGGAGCCAGCGGTGTTGTGGTTGGCAAATATATTATGCAGGCAGCAGCAGGCTGTCTGGGTTCAGAATCAGACAGATGCAATATATGCAATATAGGATTGTGTCCCAAGGGAATTACCTCGCAGGATCCAAGGCTTTACAGGCGGCTTAATATTGAAGATGTTGCCCAGCGCGTGGTTGATGTGTTCCTCAGTTTTGATACAGAATTGAAAAAAATCATTGCTCCGCTTGGCAGGTCAACCTCCCTGCCTATCGGCATGTCTGATGCTCTTGGAATCAATGATGCTGATGCAGCCCGGCGCCTGGATATTAAATATGTGGTATAA
- a CDS encoding FAD-dependent oxidoreductase: MNRSQFHKISGKKDGVRIESRVLEEQIQDLVAHGRRYIEVDAFGQHGIGGRLWKAGNETVHIRIEGTCGQRTGSLGFPNTFIEIKGPASDDVGWLNAGAQIIVHGNASNGACNAMAQGKVYIAGNIGARGMTMTKQNPRFEPPELWVLGSAGDYFAEFMAGGTVVVCGYNPQDTDNILGYRPMVGMVGGRVFFRGPHKGFSQNDAKLVPILDQDWKWLVQNLKIYLEHIHKTEILEDLTDREQWQLITARTPQERLSSQSRSMSSFHQHVWDKELGKGSMIGDLTSLDRSIIPLVPTGNLRRFVPVWENKKYLAPCEASCPTGIPVQERWKLIREGRVDEAVDLALAYTPFPATVCGYLCPNLCMDACTRQSALMAPVDVTQLGKASLNAKTPALPALSGKKIAVIGGGSAGISTAWQLRQKGHEAVIYDTSKSLGGKITSVIPESRIPSQVLNKEIERVRKVLPHVHLQQPLKKEDMEKLREDFDFIVIAAGAQKPRILPVPGREKMIPSLDFLKKAKLNKIKPGRKVVIIGAGNVGCDVASEAYRLGAEEVTLIDVQEPASFGREREHAEAAGAKFLWPVFTQEIKDQGVKLTNGDILPADTVIISIGDVPDIDFLPDNIRIERGYVVVNEYYQTTDAKIFAVGDIVKPGLLTNAIGAGRKAAQTIIDILEGKRPSGASRRMIDYKRVSLEYFDPRITNFEDMDSCSLQCSSCGGCRDCSLCVTVCPQAAISRQEVLDSTGYEYVVDENKCIGCGFCAGACPCGIWNLMENEPLD, encoded by the coding sequence ATGAATAGAAGTCAATTTCATAAAATCTCAGGTAAAAAAGATGGCGTGCGCATAGAGTCCCGTGTTCTGGAGGAGCAGATTCAGGATCTGGTTGCCCATGGACGGCGTTATATTGAGGTAGATGCCTTTGGACAGCATGGTATAGGCGGCCGCCTGTGGAAAGCAGGAAATGAAACTGTTCATATAAGAATAGAAGGAACCTGCGGCCAGCGCACAGGTTCTCTTGGCTTTCCCAATACATTTATAGAAATCAAAGGTCCTGCCTCAGATGATGTAGGCTGGCTTAATGCAGGAGCACAGATCATAGTTCACGGCAATGCCTCCAACGGAGCCTGCAATGCCATGGCTCAAGGCAAGGTGTATATTGCAGGAAATATAGGGGCGCGGGGCATGACAATGACCAAGCAGAATCCCCGTTTTGAGCCGCCTGAACTATGGGTCTTAGGATCTGCAGGTGATTATTTTGCAGAATTTATGGCAGGAGGAACTGTTGTGGTCTGCGGGTATAATCCCCAGGATACTGACAACATTTTAGGATACCGGCCAATGGTCGGCATGGTTGGAGGCAGGGTCTTTTTCAGGGGTCCCCACAAAGGATTCAGCCAAAATGATGCCAAGCTTGTTCCTATTTTAGATCAAGACTGGAAATGGCTTGTTCAAAACCTGAAAATATACCTGGAACATATACATAAAACTGAGATATTGGAAGATTTGACAGACCGCGAGCAGTGGCAGCTTATAACTGCAAGAACACCCCAGGAAAGATTGAGCAGCCAGTCAAGGTCCATGTCCTCTTTTCATCAGCATGTATGGGATAAAGAACTTGGAAAAGGCAGTATGATCGGGGATCTTACCAGCCTGGACAGGAGCATCATACCCCTGGTTCCCACAGGAAATCTCAGGAGATTTGTTCCTGTATGGGAAAATAAAAAATATCTTGCACCATGTGAAGCATCCTGCCCGACAGGTATTCCAGTTCAGGAGCGCTGGAAACTTATCCGTGAAGGCCGTGTTGATGAAGCTGTTGACCTGGCACTTGCCTATACTCCTTTTCCTGCAACAGTATGCGGTTATCTCTGCCCCAATCTCTGTATGGATGCCTGTACCCGCCAGTCTGCACTTATGGCTCCTGTTGATGTAACTCAATTGGGAAAAGCAAGCCTGAATGCAAAAACCCCGGCACTTCCAGCTTTAAGCGGTAAAAAGATTGCTGTTATAGGCGGGGGATCAGCAGGTATATCAACAGCATGGCAGTTAAGGCAAAAAGGCCATGAAGCTGTTATTTATGATACATCCAAATCCCTGGGAGGCAAGATAACCTCTGTAATCCCTGAAAGCCGTATTCCAAGCCAGGTTCTTAATAAGGAGATTGAAAGGGTTAGAAAGGTTCTTCCCCATGTCCATCTTCAGCAGCCCCTGAAAAAAGAAGATATGGAAAAGCTGAGGGAAGATTTTGATTTTATCGTAATTGCAGCAGGGGCGCAAAAACCCAGGATTCTGCCGGTGCCAGGCAGGGAAAAAATGATTCCTTCTCTTGATTTTCTTAAAAAAGCCAAGCTGAATAAGATAAAACCAGGCAGAAAAGTGGTTATAATAGGAGCCGGTAACGTAGGCTGCGATGTTGCCTCGGAAGCTTACAGGCTTGGAGCAGAGGAGGTTACCCTGATTGATGTCCAGGAACCTGCTTCCTTTGGCAGGGAACGGGAACATGCGGAAGCTGCTGGAGCAAAATTTTTATGGCCGGTTTTTACCCAGGAAATTAAAGATCAGGGTGTAAAGCTTACAAATGGAGATATTCTTCCTGCTGATACTGTAATTATTTCTATCGGTGATGTTCCTGATATTGATTTTCTTCCTGATAATATCAGGATTGAACGGGGTTATGTGGTTGTTAATGAATATTATCAAACCACAGATGCCAAAATTTTTGCAGTAGGCGATATTGTTAAACCAGGACTGCTCACTAATGCCATAGGTGCAGGCAGAAAAGCTGCTCAAACCATTATAGATATTCTTGAAGGTAAGCGCCCCTCAGGTGCAAGCAGGCGGATGATTGACTATAAAAGAGTAAGCCTGGAATATTTTGATCCCAGGATTACGAATTTTGAAGACATGGATTCATGCAGTCTCCAATGTTCTTCATGCGGGGGATGCAGGGATTGCAGCTTGTGCGTAACAGTCTGCCCCCAGGCTGCAATCAGCAGGCAGGAGGTTTTAGACAGTACTGGTTATGAATATGTTGTAGATGAAAACAAGTGCATTGGCTGCGGATTCTGTGCTGGTGCCTGTCCCTGCGGGATATGGAATCTTATGGAAAATGAGCCTTTGGATTAG